From a region of the Acinetobacter calcoaceticus genome:
- the aroE gene encoding shikimate dehydrogenase yields MTKQFAVVGNPIEQSRSPELHHAFAQKTGVDLNYQKRLAPLDGFEPSMRSFFAEGGSGMNVTVPFKEQAFALCDVLTERAQIAKAVNTLWMENGKLHGDNTDGQGLVAAIQALDWNLENTTILILGAGGATRGVIYPLVQAGAKKIVIANRTLARAEQLVDDLNAAAPQTQLQAISLNELEGRFDIVINATSASLSGDALQLPENLQFEHAYEMAYGKPSSFLEQAKQRNVPYSEGFGMLVGQAIEAFYIWNGVRPELKDFL; encoded by the coding sequence ATGACCAAACAGTTTGCAGTAGTTGGCAACCCGATCGAACAATCACGTTCTCCTGAATTGCATCATGCTTTTGCTCAAAAAACAGGTGTTGACCTGAACTATCAAAAACGTCTTGCCCCTCTTGATGGTTTTGAGCCAAGTATGCGTAGTTTCTTTGCAGAAGGCGGAAGTGGCATGAACGTTACTGTTCCATTTAAAGAACAGGCTTTTGCTTTATGCGATGTGTTAACCGAACGTGCTCAGATTGCGAAAGCGGTGAATACATTATGGATGGAAAATGGCAAATTGCACGGCGATAATACTGATGGTCAGGGCTTAGTTGCCGCGATTCAAGCTTTAGATTGGAATCTAGAAAATACAACTATTTTAATTTTAGGGGCTGGTGGTGCAACTCGTGGTGTTATTTACCCACTCGTACAGGCTGGCGCGAAGAAGATTGTGATTGCAAACCGTACTCTAGCCCGTGCTGAACAACTTGTAGATGACTTAAACGCTGCAGCTCCACAAACTCAATTACAAGCAATTTCCCTCAATGAGCTAGAAGGGAGATTTGACATTGTGATTAATGCAACTTCTGCAAGCCTTTCAGGTGATGCTCTACAGCTTCCTGAAAATTTACAATTCGAACATGCCTATGAAATGGCATATGGCAAACCATCTAGCTTCCTTGAGCAAGCTAAACAACGCAATGTGCCCTACTCTGAAGGTTTCGGCATGTTAGTGGGGCAGGCAATTGAAGCCTTCTATATCTGGAATGGCGTAAGACCTGAATTAAAAGATTTTCTATAA
- the hemF gene encoding oxygen-dependent coproporphyrinogen oxidase, translating into MQHPTSTDIQRVREFLLDLQARICTGLEQQEKAGGGTSEFIIDDWERPEGGGGRSRVLQNGTVIEKGGVMFSHINISKLPASATERHPQIAGAKAQALGVSLVIHPKNPNIPTSHANVRLFVAEPEGQDPIWWFGGGFDLTPFYPDEQDVIDWHQAAYDLCQPFGDNVYAEHKKWCDDYFYLKHRDEQRGVGGLFFDDLNGWDFETCFKYIQAVGNGYLNAILPIFEKHREQPYTEAQREFQLYRRGRYVEYNLVYDRGTLFGLQTGGRIESILVSLPNLAGWSYRPEWDEDSPEKRLTDYYLKPRDWLNSKEKVA; encoded by the coding sequence ATGCAACATCCGACTTCCACAGATATTCAACGTGTCCGCGAATTTCTCCTCGATTTACAAGCCCGTATATGTACTGGTTTAGAACAACAAGAAAAAGCTGGTGGCGGTACGAGTGAATTTATTATTGATGATTGGGAGCGCCCAGAAGGTGGCGGTGGCCGTTCGCGAGTTTTGCAAAATGGTACAGTGATTGAAAAAGGTGGTGTGATGTTTTCTCACATCAACATTAGTAAACTTCCCGCTTCTGCTACAGAACGTCACCCCCAAATTGCTGGCGCGAAAGCACAAGCACTTGGTGTTTCGTTAGTGATTCACCCTAAAAATCCGAATATTCCAACTTCTCATGCCAATGTACGTTTATTCGTTGCAGAGCCTGAAGGACAAGATCCAATTTGGTGGTTTGGCGGTGGTTTTGACTTAACACCGTTTTATCCAGATGAACAAGATGTTATCGATTGGCATCAAGCCGCTTACGACCTGTGTCAGCCTTTTGGTGACAATGTCTATGCTGAACATAAAAAATGGTGTGACGATTACTTCTATTTAAAACATCGTGATGAGCAACGTGGCGTCGGTGGTTTATTTTTTGATGATCTCAATGGCTGGGATTTCGAAACCTGCTTTAAATATATTCAAGCTGTCGGTAATGGCTATTTAAATGCCATCTTGCCGATTTTTGAAAAACATCGTGAACAACCTTATACCGAAGCCCAACGAGAGTTTCAGCTTTACCGTCGTGGTAGATATGTTGAATACAACTTAGTGTATGACCGCGGAACATTGTTTGGTTTACAAACAGGTGGACGTATCGAATCTATTTTAGTCAGTCTACCTAACCTTGCAGGTTGGTCTTATCGTCCTGAATGGGATGAAGACTCTCCAGAAAAACGTTTGACTGACTATTACTTAAAACCACGTGATTGGCTAAATTCAAAAGAAAAAGTCGCTTAA
- the ribA gene encoding GTP cyclohydrolase II: MPIEFIATSKLPTAFGEFNISVFQDPVSGEEHVALSKGLEKPPTGPVLVRVHSECLTGDAFASLKCDCGPQLQATQKLINDAGQGVILYLRQEGRGIGLTNKIRAYALQDQGHDTVDANLLLNLPADARRYDMCSIMLDHLEVKEVKLITNNPLKIQALKDQGINIVDRVPLTVGRNPFNEEYLKTKRERMDHLYQKDDF; this comes from the coding sequence GTGCCTATAGAGTTCATTGCAACATCAAAACTCCCGACCGCTTTTGGTGAATTCAATATTTCTGTTTTTCAAGATCCGGTATCAGGTGAAGAACATGTGGCACTTTCTAAAGGGTTAGAAAAACCACCCACAGGCCCTGTTTTAGTTCGTGTACATTCAGAATGTTTAACAGGTGATGCTTTTGCGTCATTAAAATGCGACTGTGGTCCCCAATTGCAGGCAACTCAAAAGCTCATCAACGATGCAGGCCAAGGTGTTATTTTATATTTACGTCAAGAAGGTCGTGGTATTGGACTAACGAATAAAATTCGCGCCTATGCTTTACAAGATCAGGGACATGACACCGTAGATGCTAATTTACTTTTAAATTTACCTGCCGATGCACGTCGTTACGATATGTGTAGCATCATGCTAGATCATTTAGAAGTGAAAGAAGTTAAGTTAATTACCAATAATCCTTTGAAAATTCAGGCGCTCAAAGATCAAGGAATTAATATTGTTGACCGCGTTCCATTAACCGTTGGGCGCAACCCTTTTAATGAAGAATATTTAAAAACCAAACGTGAACGTATGGATCATCTTTATCAAAAAGATGATTTTTAA
- the dxs gene encoding 1-deoxy-D-xylulose-5-phosphate synthase, whose product MLYTEIPTQRPVTPLLDAIDHPQQLRQLEHSQLVQVADELRQYILYAAGQSGGHFGANLGVVELTVALHYCFNTPNDRLVWDVGHQAYPHKVLTGRREQMTTIRSKNGLAAFPAREESVFDTFGVGHSSTAISAGLGMSLARRYQNDPCEVVCIVGDGAMTAGMAFEAMNDAVAHNADLIVVLNDNDMSISCSTGGFAKHLAAIWEKGHLVNVNEDGEAYIQPHPKWTYNSRLHQSATDAADNLFKAIGFDYFGPFDGHDVNQLAQVFNALKKRKGPRLVHVYTKKGKGFIPAEADPITYHAISKINATSAGKTPPKYSDVFGQWLCDEAAQDERLLAITPAMCEGSGMVQFAKEFPQRFFDVAIAEQHAVTLAAGMACEGLKPVVAIYSTFLQRGYDQLIHDVALQNLDVTFGIDRAGLVGEDGPTHAGAYDYAYMRTVPNIVIMAPKDENECRQMLHTAYTYNGPAAVRYPRGAGVGVEIQQELTAIELGKAEIVAEVKTSCEEQITILAFGSRVMVAVEAAEQFAQKHDVGVRVVNMRFVKPLDEKMIRGLAEHTHLFVTVEEHAVMGGAGSAVNEFMAQEQIVKPILNLGLPDLFLQQASHGQMLQDCGLDAKGILSSIERAWLKLNQVV is encoded by the coding sequence ATGTTGTATACCGAAATTCCAACTCAACGCCCTGTTACGCCATTGTTAGATGCAATTGATCATCCTCAACAATTACGTCAGCTCGAGCATAGCCAATTGGTTCAAGTGGCTGATGAGTTGCGTCAATATATTTTATATGCAGCAGGCCAGAGTGGTGGCCATTTCGGTGCTAATCTCGGCGTGGTTGAGCTGACGGTTGCGCTGCATTATTGCTTTAACACTCCAAATGACCGATTAGTTTGGGATGTAGGACATCAGGCCTATCCGCATAAAGTCTTGACAGGTCGTCGTGAACAAATGACCACGATTCGATCTAAAAACGGTTTAGCCGCATTTCCAGCCAGAGAAGAATCAGTTTTCGATACATTTGGTGTAGGACATTCATCAACAGCAATTTCGGCTGGGCTAGGAATGTCGTTAGCACGTCGTTATCAAAACGACCCATGTGAAGTGGTTTGTATTGTCGGTGATGGCGCAATGACAGCAGGTATGGCATTTGAAGCCATGAACGATGCTGTTGCACATAATGCCGATTTAATTGTTGTGCTCAATGACAATGACATGTCAATTTCTTGTAGTACGGGCGGCTTTGCTAAACATTTGGCCGCAATTTGGGAAAAAGGCCATTTAGTTAACGTTAATGAAGATGGCGAAGCATATATACAGCCGCATCCAAAATGGACTTATAACTCTCGTTTGCATCAATCAGCAACAGATGCGGCCGATAACTTATTTAAAGCAATTGGTTTTGATTATTTTGGTCCATTCGATGGCCATGACGTAAATCAATTGGCCCAAGTATTTAATGCTCTGAAGAAACGTAAAGGTCCACGTTTAGTACACGTCTATACTAAAAAAGGTAAAGGTTTTATTCCTGCAGAAGCAGATCCGATTACCTATCATGCAATTAGCAAAATTAATGCAACCTCAGCAGGTAAAACACCACCTAAATATTCTGATGTATTTGGTCAGTGGTTATGTGATGAGGCGGCGCAAGATGAGCGTTTACTCGCGATCACACCGGCGATGTGTGAAGGCTCAGGCATGGTTCAATTTGCTAAAGAATTTCCACAGAGATTTTTTGATGTTGCGATTGCTGAACAGCATGCTGTAACACTTGCAGCAGGAATGGCTTGTGAAGGCTTAAAACCTGTTGTTGCAATCTATTCAACATTCTTGCAGCGTGGTTACGATCAGCTTATTCATGATGTTGCATTACAAAACCTTGATGTGACTTTCGGGATTGACCGTGCAGGTTTGGTTGGTGAAGATGGTCCAACTCATGCAGGTGCATATGATTATGCATACATGCGTACAGTTCCAAACATAGTCATCATGGCGCCTAAAGATGAAAATGAATGCCGTCAGATGCTTCATACAGCCTATACCTATAATGGGCCAGCTGCGGTACGTTATCCACGTGGTGCTGGTGTAGGTGTTGAAATTCAGCAAGAGTTGACCGCTATTGAATTAGGCAAAGCTGAAATCGTTGCTGAAGTAAAGACGAGCTGTGAAGAGCAGATTACAATTTTGGCATTTGGTAGCCGAGTGATGGTAGCTGTAGAGGCTGCTGAACAATTTGCACAAAAACATGATGTGGGTGTGCGTGTTGTAAATATGAGGTTTGTGAAACCACTTGATGAAAAAATGATTCGTGGTTTAGCTGAACACACTCATTTATTTGTCACTGTTGAAGAGCATGCTGTTATGGGCGGTGCAGGTAGTGCGGTTAATGAATTTATGGCGCAAGAACAAATTGTGAAACCTATTCTAAATTTAGGTTTGCCAGACTTGTTCTTACAACAAGCTTCACATGGACAAATGCTACAAGATTGCGGGTTAGATGCTAAAGGTATTTTGAGCTCAATTGAGCGAGCTTGGCTTAAGCTAAATCAGGTAGTTTAA
- a CDS encoding inositol monophosphatase family protein, which translates to MEPMVVMAARAAQTVGQELLKAHQNRHKLDLQVEEKGIDGPVTRLDRYLEQLAIDTLRKSYKNHSFLGEEFGLQEGKGHDAEWCWVIDPLDGTQNFINGFPHFCISIAVQHKGVTQHGVIYDPVRDELFSASRGRGAVMNQRRIRANVKDTLENTFLAVGHPYRAKRDGEIVSYAEQHFASLLAVTQAGAQIRRGGSAALDLAYVAAGRFDGFFELGLKPWDIAAGELILKEAGGAVVDARGGNNSFENGQVLACSLKMLKPLMQTVVPAWDKAAK; encoded by the coding sequence ATGGAACCTATGGTGGTTATGGCTGCGCGTGCGGCTCAAACAGTTGGTCAAGAGCTTTTAAAAGCGCATCAAAATCGTCATAAACTCGATTTACAAGTTGAAGAGAAAGGCATTGATGGCCCGGTAACACGTCTAGATCGTTATTTAGAACAATTAGCGATTGATACGTTGCGTAAAAGTTATAAAAACCATAGCTTCTTAGGTGAAGAGTTTGGTTTACAAGAAGGTAAAGGCCATGATGCAGAGTGGTGCTGGGTAATTGACCCGCTTGATGGCACACAAAACTTTATTAATGGTTTTCCTCATTTCTGTATTTCTATTGCAGTTCAGCATAAAGGTGTTACTCAACACGGCGTAATCTACGATCCAGTACGTGATGAATTATTCTCTGCTAGCCGTGGTCGCGGTGCAGTTATGAATCAACGCCGTATTCGTGCCAATGTAAAAGATACTTTAGAAAATACATTCTTGGCAGTAGGCCATCCTTACCGTGCTAAACGTGATGGTGAAATCGTATCTTATGCAGAGCAGCACTTCGCATCATTATTAGCGGTTACTCAAGCAGGTGCACAAATCCGTCGTGGTGGTTCAGCTGCTCTAGATTTAGCATATGTAGCTGCGGGTCGTTTTGATGGTTTCTTTGAGCTTGGTTTAAAGCCATGGGATATTGCTGCTGGTGAACTTATTCTTAAAGAAGCAGGCGGTGCGGTTGTTGATGCACGTGGTGGCAATAACTCGTTTGAAAATGGTCAAGTACTCGCATGTTCGCTTAAAATGCTAAAACCGTTAATGCAAACAGTTGTTCCAGCTTGGGATAAAGCTGCAAAATAA
- a CDS encoding DEAD/DEAH box helicase, with protein sequence MSKSFAEFSLHETLQQALEGLGFTTPTAVQEQAIPAALEGKDLLVSSQTGSGKTAAFLLPTLNALAGQESAVPFKDRMKAVTQPNILVISPTRELAQQVSQDAIALVRHMKGVRIAAIMGGMPFAKQIQQLKGAQVVVATPGRLLDLVNRRQIKLDQVDALIVDEADRMLDLGFSEDLEAISELAANRKQTLMFSATFADRIIRLASCMMKDPMRIAIETGHSTNTDITQTLHWTDGFEHKKKLLTHWLSDESLDQAVVFASTQEDTDMLAEELAEAGHSVVALHGAMPQTVRNRRLRSIREGRAKILVATDVAARGLDVPTISHVINFGLPMKHEDYVHRIGRTGRAGRTGQAITLATYRERGKIRALEEYLEARLSVSEIEGLEPSPPPARSGRDGGGRGRSGNGGGGRDGRRSGGGGFGGGRRFEGESNFKRREGGGRDDRPRRSFDDKPRGERPAFGGGEDRPRREFNSDRPRREGGFEDRPRREFSADRPRREGGFNDKPRFESNDDNRGNRVDYKPRREGGLSDRPKRSFGGEDRPRRSFDDKPRGERPAFGGEDRPRRSFDDKPRGERPAFGGGDDRPKRSFGGGDDRPRRSFDDKPRGERPAFGGGDDRPKRSFGGGEDRPRRSFDDKPRGERPAFGGGDDRPRRSFDDKPPRRKFDR encoded by the coding sequence ATGAGCAAATCTTTTGCCGAATTTTCTTTGCATGAAACCTTACAACAAGCGCTTGAAGGTTTAGGTTTTACTACCCCAACTGCCGTGCAAGAACAAGCAATTCCTGCTGCTTTAGAAGGTAAAGACCTTCTCGTATCAAGCCAAACTGGTTCTGGTAAAACTGCAGCATTCTTACTTCCAACATTAAATGCTTTAGCTGGTCAAGAGTCTGCTGTACCGTTCAAAGACCGTATGAAAGCAGTGACTCAACCGAATATTTTGGTAATTTCACCAACTCGTGAATTGGCACAGCAAGTAAGTCAAGATGCAATTGCACTTGTACGTCACATGAAAGGTGTTCGTATTGCTGCCATTATGGGCGGTATGCCATTTGCAAAACAAATTCAACAATTAAAAGGCGCGCAAGTTGTTGTTGCAACACCTGGTCGTTTACTTGACTTGGTGAATCGTCGTCAAATTAAATTAGATCAAGTAGATGCTTTAATCGTTGATGAAGCGGACCGTATGCTTGACCTAGGTTTCTCTGAAGACTTAGAAGCAATTAGCGAATTAGCGGCTAACCGTAAACAAACATTAATGTTCTCTGCAACATTTGCTGATCGTATCATTCGTCTTGCATCATGCATGATGAAAGATCCTATGCGTATCGCAATTGAAACAGGTCATTCAACCAATACAGATATTACACAAACATTGCATTGGACTGATGGCTTTGAACATAAGAAAAAATTACTTACACATTGGTTAAGTGATGAAAGCTTAGATCAAGCTGTTGTTTTTGCTAGCACGCAAGAAGATACAGATATGTTGGCAGAAGAACTTGCTGAAGCAGGTCATTCTGTTGTTGCACTTCATGGTGCAATGCCACAAACAGTTCGTAACCGTCGTTTACGTAGTATTCGTGAAGGTCGTGCAAAAATCTTAGTTGCAACTGACGTTGCTGCTCGTGGTCTTGACGTTCCGACTATTTCTCACGTAATTAACTTCGGTCTTCCGATGAAGCATGAAGATTATGTACACCGTATTGGTCGTACTGGTCGTGCTGGTCGTACTGGTCAAGCAATTACTTTAGCGACTTATCGTGAACGCGGTAAGATTCGTGCACTTGAAGAATACTTAGAAGCACGTTTGAGTGTTTCTGAAATTGAAGGCTTAGAGCCATCTCCACCTCCTGCTCGTTCAGGTCGTGATGGCGGTGGTCGTGGCCGTAGTGGTAATGGCGGCGGTGGTCGTGATGGTCGTCGTAGTGGCGGCGGTGGTTTTGGTGGCGGTCGTCGTTTTGAAGGCGAAAGCAACTTTAAACGCCGTGAAGGTGGTGGTCGTGATGACCGTCCACGTCGTAGCTTCGATGATAAACCACGTGGTGAACGTCCAGCGTTTGGCGGTGGTGAAGATCGTCCGCGTCGCGAGTTCAATTCAGACCGTCCACGTCGTGAAGGTGGTTTTGAAGATCGTCCACGTCGTGAGTTCAGTGCAGATCGTCCACGTCGCGAAGGTGGTTTCAATGATAAACCGCGTTTTGAATCGAATGATGACAACCGTGGTAATCGCGTAGATTATAAACCACGTCGTGAAGGTGGTTTGAGTGACCGTCCAAAACGTAGTTTTGGTGGTGAAGACCGTCCACGTCGTAGTTTTGATGACAAACCACGCGGTGAGCGTCCAGCGTTTGGTGGTGAAGATCGTCCGCGCCGTAGTTTTGATGACAAACCACGTGGTGAGCGTCCAGCGTTTGGCGGTGGTGATGATCGTCCAAAACGTAGCTTTGGTGGTGGTGATGATCGTCCACGTCGTAGTTTTGATGACAAACCACGTGGCGAGCGTCCAGCGTTCGGCGGTGGCGATGATCGTCCAAAACGTAGCTTTGGTGGTGGTGAAGATCGCCCACGTCGTAGCTTCGATGATAAACCACGTGGTGAACGTCCAGCGTTCGGCGGTGGCGATGATCGTCCGCGCCGTAGTTTTGATGATAAACCGCCGCGTCGTAAATTCGACCGCTAA
- a CDS encoding ABC transporter ATP-binding protein, producing MNNKTPLSTQPLIEVKNLSFNRGERVIYDNISLNIRRGQITAIMGPSGTGKTTLLRLIGGQLVPDQGEVLLDTKDIAKMSRQELFSARARMGMLFQSGALFTDMSVYENVAFPIRAHTKLPENLIAELVALKLESVGLRGSEQLMPTELSGGMNRRVALARAIALDPDLIMYDEPFAGQDPIVKGVLTRLIRSLREALDLTTIIVSHDVAETLSIADYIYVVAEGKIQGEGTPEELQKYASPFVHQFLTGSAEGPVEYQFSHQTYLNNEVRP from the coding sequence ATGAATAATAAAACTCCTCTCTCGACTCAACCACTTATTGAAGTGAAAAACTTGAGTTTTAATCGAGGGGAACGCGTCATTTATGACAATATTAGTTTAAATATACGTCGAGGCCAGATTACGGCCATTATGGGACCTTCTGGTACAGGTAAAACAACTTTATTACGTCTGATTGGTGGACAGCTTGTTCCAGATCAGGGGGAAGTTTTACTCGACACTAAAGATATTGCCAAAATGTCTCGTCAGGAACTTTTTTCAGCCCGTGCACGTATGGGAATGTTATTTCAGAGTGGGGCTCTATTTACGGATATGTCCGTTTATGAAAATGTAGCGTTTCCAATCCGAGCGCATACTAAGCTTCCTGAAAATCTCATTGCTGAACTGGTTGCATTAAAACTCGAATCGGTGGGTCTGCGTGGTTCTGAACAATTAATGCCGACAGAACTTTCAGGTGGTATGAATCGTCGTGTGGCATTGGCTCGCGCGATAGCACTTGATCCCGATTTAATCATGTACGATGAACCTTTTGCAGGTCAAGACCCAATTGTGAAAGGTGTTTTGACACGTTTAATTCGTTCACTACGTGAAGCGTTAGATTTAACAACAATTATTGTTTCGCATGATGTCGCAGAAACATTATCGATTGCTGACTACATCTATGTGGTAGCTGAAGGAAAAATTCAGGGAGAGGGTACACCTGAAGAGTTGCAAAAATATGCTTCTCCATTTGTACACCAATTCTTAACAGGTTCGGCAGAAGGACCGGTTGAATACCAGTTTAGTCATCAAACTTATTTAAATAACGAGGTTCGTCCATGA
- the mlaE gene encoding lipid asymmetry maintenance ABC transporter permease subunit MlaE produces MNTIAWLGRLVIERIRGIGAAAHMLLQIIFSFPTKGGFGRFGYQMHRVGVMSLLIITVSGLFIGAVLGLQMYSILVTFGAESMLGTAISLTLLRELASVVAALLFAGRAGSALTAEIGSMKQSEQLASMEMIGVDPLKQIVSPRLWAGIVSLPMLTVIFAAIGIIGGKMVGVDFLGADEGSFWSGMQNTVRFWHDIFNGTIIKSIVFALICTWVAVYQGYACDPTPEGIATAMTRTVVYSSLCVLGFDFVLTAVMFGGI; encoded by the coding sequence ATGAATACGATTGCCTGGTTAGGTAGACTCGTTATTGAGCGGATTCGAGGCATTGGTGCTGCGGCACATATGCTCTTGCAGATTATTTTTTCATTTCCTACCAAGGGTGGCTTTGGTCGTTTCGGTTACCAAATGCACCGCGTAGGTGTGATGTCCTTACTTATTATTACCGTTTCTGGTTTGTTTATTGGTGCGGTTCTTGGCTTGCAGATGTATAGCATTTTGGTCACTTTCGGTGCTGAGTCGATGTTGGGTACAGCGATTTCATTAACACTACTCCGTGAGCTTGCTTCTGTGGTTGCTGCATTGCTATTTGCAGGACGAGCAGGTTCTGCATTGACTGCCGAAATTGGTTCAATGAAGCAAAGCGAACAGCTTGCCAGTATGGAAATGATCGGTGTTGACCCTTTAAAGCAAATCGTATCACCACGTCTTTGGGCAGGTATTGTCAGTTTGCCAATGTTAACTGTGATATTTGCAGCCATTGGTATTATTGGTGGCAAGATGGTCGGGGTTGACTTTTTGGGTGCTGATGAAGGCTCCTTCTGGAGTGGTATGCAAAATACAGTGCGTTTCTGGCATGACATTTTCAATGGCACGATTATTAAAAGTATTGTTTTTGCTTTGATTTGTACATGGGTTGCTGTATATCAAGGATATGCGTGTGATCCGACACCAGAAGGCATTGCAACGGCAATGACCCGGACGGTTGTGTATTCTTCATTATGTGTTTTAGGTTTTGATTTCGTGTTGACTGCGGTCATGTTCGGAGGGATTTAA
- a CDS encoding outer membrane lipid asymmetry maintenance protein MlaD → MKSRSSELAVGVFVIIFGIALFFLAMKVSGLVGTNLSDSYTMKAQFDNVNGLKPRAKVTMSGVTIGRVDSITLDPVTRLATVTFGLDGKLTSFNPEQLKEVQKNALEELRYSSDYTQASPEQQKTMEQQLTSNMTSITSIDEDAYIMVATNGLLGEKYLKVVPGGGVNYLKRGDTISNTQGTMDLEDLISKFITGGGAGKVAAGSGSTEADAPASSAQASFVE, encoded by the coding sequence ATGAAATCACGTAGTAGTGAACTGGCCGTTGGTGTCTTTGTTATTATCTTCGGTATTGCGTTGTTTTTTTTAGCGATGAAAGTCAGTGGTCTTGTTGGTACGAACTTAAGTGATAGTTATACCATGAAGGCTCAGTTTGATAACGTCAATGGGCTAAAGCCGCGCGCTAAAGTGACAATGAGTGGTGTTACAATTGGTCGTGTTGATTCAATTACGCTTGATCCAGTTACGCGTTTGGCTACCGTAACATTTGGTTTAGATGGCAAATTGACAAGTTTCAATCCTGAACAATTAAAAGAAGTTCAGAAAAATGCACTGGAAGAATTGCGTTATAGCTCGGATTATACGCAAGCTTCTCCAGAGCAACAAAAAACAATGGAACAGCAACTGACCAGTAACATGACGTCCATCACTAGTATTGATGAAGATGCTTATATAATGGTAGCAACGAATGGTTTGTTGGGTGAGAAATATTTGAAAGTTGTACCTGGCGGTGGTGTGAACTACCTGAAACGAGGTGACACGATTTCAAACACTCAAGGAACTATGGATTTAGAAGATTTAATTAGTAAATTTATTACTGGTGGCGGGGCTGGTAAAGTTGCTGCCGGTTCAGGCTCAACAGAAGCAGATGCTCCTGCAAGCAGTGCACAAGCATCATTTGTTGAGTAA
- a CDS encoding phospholipid-binding protein MlaC has protein sequence MNTLFKQTLTASLLSTMIVGTAFAAPSEAPPEFIKRVADGLITRLKADHAKLQANPALVKAIVRQNLDPYVDSQAFTRIVMGTYATNQYSTAEQRAQFETNFRNTLIENYGSAFAKYTNQSYTMRPYKATAGKNPVVTLDFNHNGEKIPVSFQLADKGTQWKIRNINVSGIDLGLQFRNQFAATVKRNGGDLTKAIATFQPDADAAVNQKKQK, from the coding sequence GTGAATACGTTGTTTAAACAAACCCTGACAGCAAGTCTTTTGTCTACCATGATTGTCGGTACAGCTTTTGCTGCGCCTTCAGAAGCACCGCCTGAGTTTATCAAGCGTGTTGCTGATGGTTTGATTACTCGTTTAAAAGCTGATCATGCTAAATTGCAAGCAAACCCTGCTTTAGTGAAGGCTATCGTACGTCAGAATTTAGACCCGTATGTTGATTCACAAGCATTTACACGCATTGTGATGGGTACTTATGCAACAAATCAGTATAGTACAGCTGAACAACGTGCTCAGTTTGAAACAAACTTCCGTAATACATTAATTGAAAATTACGGTAGTGCATTTGCTAAGTATACGAACCAAAGCTATACAATGCGTCCTTATAAAGCAACTGCGGGTAAAAACCCTGTAGTGACATTGGACTTTAATCACAATGGTGAAAAAATTCCTGTGTCTTTCCAGTTAGCTGATAAAGGTACTCAGTGGAAAATCCGTAATATCAATGTTTCTGGTATTGATTTAGGATTGCAGTTCCGTAACCAGTTTGCTGCAACTGTGAAGCGTAATGGTGGTGATTTAACTAAAGCCATTGCAACCTTCCAACCTGATGCAGATGCTGCTGTAAATCAGAAAAAACAGAAATAA
- a CDS encoding lipid asymmetry maintenance protein MlaB, translating into MIQYLNQQLVVSGKIDFENAEQQYQAGLAIIKKQQSFPLVVDLTQLEHGSTLALAVLVQWLRVTPQKAGLHFKNVPEKMLKIIQACHLQEDLHLI; encoded by the coding sequence GTGATTCAGTATCTCAACCAGCAATTGGTTGTTTCGGGAAAAATTGATTTTGAAAATGCGGAACAACAGTATCAAGCAGGTTTAGCTATCATTAAGAAGCAGCAAAGCTTCCCTTTGGTGGTAGATTTAACACAGCTTGAGCATGGTAGTACCTTGGCATTGGCTGTTTTAGTCCAATGGTTACGAGTGACTCCACAAAAAGCTGGTTTACATTTTAAAAATGTACCTGAAAAAATGCTGAAGATCATTCAAGCTTGCCATTTGCAGGAAGATCTACATCTGATTTGA